The genomic DNA gaaactgaggctaagAAGCTCAGAGCCTTGTCCTTACCCATACCAGGAgttggctgctgctgctggtgggtTGTAAAGCCGGTCCTGTGAGTCCAGAGGCTCCAGTACAGGGGCTGCGGGGATCAGCTTTGCAcacgctctgtgtgtgtgtgtgtgtgtgtgtgtgtgtgtgtgtgtgtgtgtgtgtgtgtgtttgtggtgagGAGTTAGGTGCTTCACTCGGGAGCTGATTCTAACTGGTCCCAGGGCTGTATTCCTTAGAGATGCATGAACCTAGTACTGAACGAGGTCAGACGGGGCCTTGCTATAGGTTCTGAGTGAAACCGCCTTCTCCTTTTTCCCAGGAAATCATCCAAAAGGGGCATGCAGTCACAGAGGAGACCTTCTGTTTTCTGCTCATGGGCTGCATCCAGGACAAGAAGACAGGCTTCCGGCAAGCAATGCaggtcagtcttttttttttttttttttttttttggttctttttttcggagctggggatcgaacccagagccttgcgcttcctaggcaagcgctctaccactgagctaaatccccaacccccatgaagGTCAGTCTTACCTGGTGCCAGGGGTAGCATTGTttggtgtcttagtcactgtttctattcaccatgaccaaggagcaagttggggaggagagggtttattcagcttacacttccacattgctcttcatcaccaaaggaagtcaggactggaactcactcaggtcaggaagcaggagctgatgcagaggccatggagggatgttacttactggcttgcttcccctgccttgctcagcctgctttcttatagaacccagtaccaccagcccagggacagcaccacccacaaggggctgggtcctcccctcttggttcctagttgagaaaatgccttacagctgggcctcatggaggcatttcctcaagggaggctcctttcttgtgataactccagcgtgtgtcaagttgacacacagaaccagccagcacatttggcttttgtttttaaattacatgtatgtgtgtaggaagccagaaaagggtctCGTGAAGCTGAGTTATAGCCTGTTGAGAGCCACTGCAAGTGGCTGCTGGGAAACATACTCAGGCCCTCTAAAGAGCAGTGCACTCTTACCTGCCAAGCCTCCTCTGCAGGCTGCTGTGCCAGGGTGTTTCATGTCTGCCATCCTGCAGCCTTCATGGATCATTGCAGTGCATGCTCCTTCTCCAGTTTTGTAGACTGCGTGGAAAGGCTGTGGAAACACTGCTCACCAGTGATGCTTTGCCTCACTAAAGACCTTGCCCTAGTAGACATTGACCCTTACAAGGTTTGCCCACCTGGTGCTAACCCTCCAATCCCCATCTGCACACCTCTCTCTGATAAGCTAGGGTGTCTGATGGTGCCCTAGCCCAGCTGTCAAACCAAGAGAGAGGAAGATGAGTGAGTgccaggtctttaatcccagcccctgggaggcagaggcagctctgcgtttgaggccaacctgatctacataatgacttccaaggctacatagtgagaatctgtctcaaaaaaccaaacaaacaaacaataacaacaaagggggccggagagatggctcagcttttaAGAGAATTGGCTGttctcttgtagaagacctgagTCCAGTCCCCAGTCCACCCACAAAATCTCTTATAACTGCTGAAaagtgctcttgacctctgagccatccctccagccaccATTCTGTTCTTGATTCTGACTTTATTGCATCTTTCTAGCAACTAAGACCATCTCTAAAAATTTTCTTcctaaaatccccaaccccgatatttgaatcggagttggggatttagctcagtggtagagcgcttgcctagcaagcgcaaggccctgggttcagtccccagctccaaaaaaaaaaaaattatttgaatcaagtTAGAAATTCTATAGAGTCATTtcctatttgtctatatagcatcactataagacagtacatcttcatgggactgcagaaatctgctcaaaagggCGGGTCAATACCTAGTGATGCTATATGTTtagtaataacaggaaaagcatattaatagcaggaatctttccttaGATTTCTCATGGGCGTGGGCTAAAGGAGCAGATTGTTGTGGATTTTAATCCAAGCCAGAATCATCTAAGGAAGATCGCCTGTCAGTttctagcttctcctgtgatggcTTGTGGCAACAGGACTTGAAGGCCTGCAGGGGGCAAGAACATGCAGTGCTAGCATTTGTTTGTTCCTTCAGGTGTGGCGGCAGATGCTGAGTCTGGGGATCAAACCAAGTAGGCATGGCTACAACCTCCTGCTGGGGGCAGCTCGAGACTGTGGTCTGGGGGACCCAGAGGTTGCCTCCAGGCTGCTCCTGACGTCCCAGGAAGAGACCATCCTGCTCCAGCCCCCAACAGGCAGGCGTCTGGCAGGAGGGAAAGTCCAGGCCAAGACAAGGCATGGTGTGTCAGTCAAACATGTGGAAGCACTCGAGAGGCAGCTGTTTCTGGAACCTTCTCACAAACTCGAGGGGCCACCAGCCTTTCCTGAGGCCAGGGAAACAAGCAGGACCCAGCCTGAGGTAGAAACCAAGGCAGAACCTGGCCACATGGGAGCCCTCGCCCCACTGGCCCTGAAGCCTCCCGACTTGGAGCTGCAAGTCAATCTCCTAAGTCTTGGGGCTCTGTCTCCTGCTGTGGTCTCCTTTGGGACAGTGGCCACACCTGCTGATAGGCTGGCTTTGATGGGGGGCCTGGAAGGCTTCCTGGGCAAGATGGCAGAGCACAGGCTCCAGCCAGACATCAAAACCCTTACTCTGCTGGCTGAGGTGGTGGAACCGGGGAGCCCCGCAGAGTCCTCACTGCTGTCCATCCTGGACAGGCATAGGGTGGAGGCTGACATAACCTTCTTCAACACACTGATAAGGAAGAAGAGCAAGCTGGGAGACCTGGAGGGAGCCAAGGTAAGGGGCTATCTCCTGGGGACTCCCCTCTCTACCCTCTCTGACTTTCAGATTCTAGATCCTAACTTACTAGTCAGCACACATGTTCTAGGCCTGGCCATATGTCAGGCTAGGAATTGAGCCACAAGCCAGCCAGCTGCACCGCACGCAGCCCTACCAGCCAGAGGAAGGGGATGCAGGGCATTCATGGAGAAGGGTCCTGCTGACATGCTGGGATGCTGGGCTCCCAGAGGACCGGCCTGTCATTGCACCGTTACACTGAGGGGTGGTGCATAAGATGGGTAGGCACTTAAGGAACAGGACTATAGAGTTGTTGAGTGGGCTTAAGAATCCTCATGAGGGCTGGGGCttttccagaggtactgagttcaattcccagcaaccacatggtgcctcacaaccatctgtaatgggatctgatgccctcttctagtgtgtctgaagacagctacagtatactcacatacataaaataaataaatctaaaaaaaagagagagagaaagaaaaagaggaatcgTCATgaactggaaagatgactcagtggttaagaacactggctggtctggcttccatgggcactaaGCATTCAAGTGGTAAATGCAGGCAGAACAGCTGTACATGTTTTTAAACAGTGTCACTATGGGGAGGATGAGGCTAGCTCAGGTGGTGAAGTGCTTGTCTGGAATACACACAGTTCTGGGATCCATTCCTACCACTGCATAAACTGGGTCTGGCGATGCTCATGTAATCCCAGGAGATGGGGATCGGAGGCTAGAGGGTCAAGGATTAAGGTCTTCCTTGGCCTTACAACCCAGGTAGGGTCGCCCtcgctgtgatgagacaccacaCCTCAGCTATTTGAGAAGGTTTTATTCAGCTTCTGCTCCCACATTCATagtctgtcactgaggg from Rattus norvegicus strain BN/NHsdMcwi chromosome 12, GRCr8, whole genome shotgun sequence includes the following:
- the Ptcd1 gene encoding pentatricopeptide repeat-containing protein 1, mitochondrial isoform X3 — protein: MLKEERLQPLECNYTVLIGGCGRVGYLKKAFRLFNDMKKRDLEPSDATYTALFNVCAESPWKDSALQSALKLRQQLQAQNFQLNLKTYHALLKVAAKCADLRVCLEVFKEIIQKGHAVTEETFCFLLMGCIQDKKTGFRQAMQVWRQMLSLGIKPSRHGYNLLLGAARDCGLGDPEVASRLLLTSQEETILLQPPTGRRLAGGKVQAKTRHGVSVKHVEALERQLFLEPSHKLEGPPAFPEARETSRTQPEVETKAEPGHMGALAPLALKPPDLELQVNLLSLGALSPAVVSFGTVATPADRLALMGGLEGFLGKMAEHRLQPDIKTLTLLAEVVEPGSPAESSLLSILDRHRVEADITFFNTLIRKKSKLGDLEGAKALLPILAKKGIVPNLRTFCNLAIGCHRPRDGMQLLADMKKSQVTPNTHIYSTLINAALKKLDYTYLISILKDMRRNSVPVNEVVIRQLEFAAQYPPTFDRYKEKNTYLEKIDGFRAYYKQWLKVMPAEEPPHPWQEFRDKPVRNQVITENAGGLRDG